A genomic segment from Alistipes senegalensis JC50 encodes:
- the purT gene encoding formate-dependent phosphoribosylglycinamide formyltransferase — protein sequence MKKILLLGSGELGKEFVIAAQRLGQTVVACDKYAGAPAMQVADAFEVFDMLDGDALAAAVAKHRPDVIVPEIEAIRTERLYDFERAGVQVAPSARAVNFTMNRKAIRDLAAKELGLKTARYFYATSFEELQQAAEKIGFPCVVKPLMSSSGKGQSVVKAPEELEQAWRYGCEGSRGDIRELIVEEFIRFDSEITLLTVTQKNGPTLFCPPIGHVQKGGDYRESFQSPEIAPEHLAEAQRMAAAVTEALTGAGLWGVEFFLSHDNGVYFSELSPRPHDTGMVTLAGTQNLNEFELHLRAVLGIPIPAITFERLGASAVILSPVATQTPHYEGVEEAVADDPRTDIRIFGKPVARVNRRMGVVVGYEPLGSDLDALRDRVKAAAAKVKVTE from the coding sequence ATGAAAAAGATACTGCTTCTGGGCTCGGGCGAACTGGGCAAGGAGTTCGTGATTGCGGCTCAGCGGCTGGGCCAGACCGTCGTGGCATGCGACAAATATGCGGGAGCTCCCGCGATGCAGGTGGCCGACGCCTTCGAGGTCTTCGACATGCTCGACGGCGACGCACTGGCGGCGGCGGTCGCCAAACACCGTCCCGATGTCATCGTTCCCGAAATCGAGGCTATCCGCACCGAACGTCTCTACGATTTCGAACGGGCCGGGGTGCAGGTGGCGCCGAGCGCCCGGGCCGTGAATTTCACGATGAACCGCAAGGCCATCCGCGACCTGGCGGCCAAGGAACTGGGACTGAAAACCGCCCGTTATTTCTATGCCACGTCGTTCGAGGAGTTGCAGCAGGCCGCCGAAAAGATCGGCTTCCCCTGCGTGGTGAAACCGCTGATGTCCTCCTCGGGCAAGGGTCAGTCGGTGGTGAAGGCTCCCGAAGAGCTGGAACAGGCATGGCGCTACGGCTGCGAAGGTTCGCGCGGCGACATCCGCGAACTGATCGTCGAGGAGTTCATCCGTTTCGACAGCGAAATCACGCTGCTGACCGTCACCCAGAAGAACGGCCCGACGCTGTTCTGCCCGCCGATCGGCCATGTGCAGAAGGGCGGCGACTACCGCGAGAGCTTCCAGTCTCCCGAGATCGCTCCCGAACACCTTGCCGAGGCGCAGCGCATGGCTGCGGCCGTCACCGAAGCGCTCACCGGCGCCGGGCTGTGGGGCGTGGAATTTTTCCTGAGCCACGACAACGGGGTCTATTTCTCCGAACTGTCGCCCCGTCCGCACGATACGGGCATGGTGACGCTGGCCGGAACGCAGAATCTCAACGAGTTCGAACTCCACCTGCGGGCCGTGCTGGGGATTCCGATCCCGGCCATTACGTTCGAGCGGCTGGGCGCCAGCGCCGTGATCCTCTCGCCCGTGGCGACGCAGACGCCGCATTACGAAGGCGTGGAGGAGGCCGTGGCCGACGATCCCCGCACCGACATCCGCATTTTCGGGAAGCCCGTGGCGCGCGTGAACCGCCGCATGGGCGTCGTCGTGGGCTACGAGCCGCTGGGCAGCGATCTCGACGCCCTGCGCGACCGCGTGAAGGCCGCCGCCGCGAAGGTGAAAGTGACGGAGTAG
- a CDS encoding acyltransferase family protein, with the protein MSDVSAAAFADTKPHYNILDGLRGVAALTVVCFHLFEAYATSHLDQRINHGYLAVDFFFILSGFVIGYAYDDRWTKMTVGEFLKRRFIRLHPMVVIGALIGAVMFYFQGCSVWDVSTVSVGALLLATLMNALLIPATPGAEIRGVGEMYPLNGPSWSLFFEYIGNILYAFFIRLLPTRALAVLVLLTACGLAAFAVWGPLGDLCVGFALTEENILGGSLRLLFAFPAGLLLARIFRPVKIKGAFWIGGIAIVAISAVPRIGGGEHLWMNGIYDAVCAIVLFPAIVWLAASGRTTDRITTRVCKFLGDISYPLYMVHYPFIYLYYAWVKNEELTFAESLPGAAALVAGSVLLAWLCLKLYDEPVRRFLSKHLLRTEKK; encoded by the coding sequence ATGTCAGACGTTTCGGCAGCCGCATTTGCGGATACCAAACCGCATTATAACATTCTCGACGGACTGCGCGGCGTGGCCGCGTTGACGGTCGTGTGCTTTCATCTGTTCGAGGCTTATGCGACCAGCCACCTCGACCAGCGGATCAACCACGGCTACCTGGCCGTCGATTTCTTCTTCATCCTCTCGGGTTTCGTCATCGGCTACGCCTACGACGACCGTTGGACGAAGATGACGGTCGGGGAGTTCCTCAAACGGCGTTTCATCCGCCTGCACCCGATGGTCGTCATCGGCGCCCTGATCGGCGCCGTGATGTTCTATTTCCAGGGATGCTCCGTCTGGGACGTATCTACGGTGTCGGTCGGGGCGCTGCTCCTCGCCACGCTGATGAACGCTCTGCTGATTCCGGCGACCCCCGGGGCCGAAATCCGGGGCGTGGGGGAGATGTACCCGCTGAACGGCCCCAGCTGGTCGCTGTTCTTCGAATACATCGGCAACATCCTTTATGCCTTCTTCATCCGGCTGCTTCCGACCCGTGCGCTCGCCGTTCTGGTCCTGCTGACCGCCTGCGGACTGGCGGCATTCGCCGTCTGGGGACCGCTCGGCGACTTGTGCGTGGGGTTCGCGCTGACGGAGGAGAACATCCTCGGCGGTTCCCTGCGTCTGCTGTTCGCATTCCCGGCAGGTCTGCTGCTGGCACGGATATTCAGACCCGTAAAGATTAAAGGTGCGTTCTGGATCGGTGGTATCGCCATCGTCGCCATCTCCGCCGTGCCGCGCATCGGAGGCGGCGAGCACCTGTGGATGAACGGAATTTACGATGCCGTCTGCGCCATCGTCCTCTTCCCGGCGATCGTCTGGCTGGCGGCTTCGGGCAGGACCACCGACCGGATAACCACGCGGGTCTGCAAATTCCTGGGCGACATCTCCTATCCGCTCTATATGGTCCACTATCCCTTCATATACCTTTATTATGCGTGGGTCAAGAACGAAGAACTGACTTTCGCTGAGTCCCTGCCCGGCGCTGCGGCGCTGGTCGCGGGCTCGGTTCTGCTGGCATGGCTGTGTCTGAAACTCTACGACGAACCCGTCCGCCGCTTCCTGTCGAAGCACCTGCTGCGGACCGAAAAAAAGTGA
- a CDS encoding peptidylprolyl isomerase, translated as MKKYAIISTEKGVMKAELYAAETPGTVANFVELAEHNFYDGLTFHRVIPDFVIQGGCPKGDGTGGPGYTIKCETSAPRQRHDRGVLSMAHAGRDTGGSQFFICHNRENTRHLDGRHTCFGQVVEGLDVIDDIRPGDKILSIRIVEE; from the coding sequence ATGAAAAAATACGCAATCATTTCGACCGAAAAAGGGGTGATGAAAGCCGAGCTTTACGCCGCCGAAACTCCCGGAACCGTGGCCAATTTCGTCGAGCTGGCCGAACACAATTTCTACGACGGACTGACGTTCCACCGCGTGATTCCCGACTTCGTGATCCAGGGCGGATGCCCCAAGGGCGACGGTACGGGAGGTCCGGGCTACACCATCAAGTGCGAGACTTCGGCTCCGCGCCAGCGTCACGACCGCGGTGTGCTCTCGATGGCCCACGCCGGGCGCGACACGGGAGGTTCGCAGTTCTTCATCTGCCACAACCGCGAAAACACCCGACATCTCGACGGCCGCCACACCTGCTTCGGACAAGTGGTCGAAGGATTGGACGTGATCGACGACATCCGTCCCGGCGACAAGATTCTATCCATCCGAATCGTCGAAGAGTAA
- a CDS encoding acyltransferase family protein, with protein MTATSAGYLASKPRYEILDGLRGVAALIVVAFHLFETYSGGQAFQILNHGYLAVDFFFVLSGFVIGYAYDDRWNRMSLKDFFKRRLIRLHPMVVMGSVIGALFFYFQAAAFPMIADVAWWKVLLICLLACTILPAPPAWDIRGWGETSPLNGPAWSLLYEYIANILYALVIRRFSKLLLGFFVAAAAVLTLDLTLNLNLFGLLSADRSVAWTVIGGWSVTPEQIYIGFSRLLYPFFAGLLLSRLGALIRVRGGFWWCSLLIAAALVMPHVGDPSTPWFNGVYQALVILLVFPLIVSMGAGSRVTDAKSIAVCKFLGEISYPLYITHYPLVYMQMAWAAGNPDAPLSTHIFVSVSVFIMSVGLAWACLKLYDLPVREWLTRPR; from the coding sequence ATGACTGCAACCTCTGCCGGTTATCTGGCCTCCAAACCTCGCTACGAGATCCTCGACGGACTTCGCGGCGTGGCGGCGCTGATCGTGGTGGCCTTCCACCTCTTCGAGACCTACTCCGGGGGACAGGCTTTCCAGATTCTCAACCACGGCTATCTGGCCGTCGATTTCTTCTTCGTGCTTTCGGGCTTCGTTATCGGCTATGCCTACGACGACCGCTGGAACCGCATGTCGCTCAAAGATTTCTTCAAACGGCGGCTCATCCGCCTGCATCCGATGGTTGTCATGGGGTCGGTCATCGGGGCGCTTTTCTTCTATTTCCAGGCCGCGGCGTTCCCGATGATCGCCGACGTGGCGTGGTGGAAAGTGCTGCTGATCTGCCTGCTCGCCTGCACGATTCTCCCCGCGCCTCCGGCGTGGGACATCCGCGGGTGGGGTGAAACCAGTCCGTTGAACGGTCCCGCGTGGTCGCTGCTCTACGAGTACATAGCCAACATCCTCTATGCGCTCGTCATCCGCCGTTTTTCGAAACTCCTGCTCGGCTTCTTCGTGGCCGCAGCCGCGGTGCTGACCCTCGATCTCACGCTGAACCTCAATCTCTTCGGCCTGCTTTCGGCCGACCGTTCCGTGGCATGGACCGTCATCGGCGGATGGAGCGTCACTCCGGAGCAGATTTACATCGGCTTCTCGCGCCTGCTGTACCCCTTCTTCGCGGGACTGCTGCTCTCGCGCCTCGGGGCATTGATCCGGGTGCGGGGCGGATTCTGGTGGTGTTCGCTGCTCATTGCGGCGGCGTTGGTCATGCCTCATGTCGGCGATCCCTCGACACCGTGGTTCAACGGCGTCTATCAGGCGCTGGTGATCCTGCTCGTCTTCCCGCTGATCGTCTCGATGGGTGCCGGAAGCCGCGTCACGGATGCCAAATCCATCGCCGTCTGCAAATTCCTCGGCGAAATATCCTATCCGCTTTATATCACGCATTATCCGCTGGTCTATATGCAGATGGCATGGGCTGCGGGCAATCCCGATGCGCCGCTCAGCACGCATATCTTCGTCAGCGTCTCGGTATTCATCATGTCTGTCGGACTGGCCTGGGCCTGCCTGAAGCTCTACGACCTGCCCGTCCGCGAGTGGCTCACCCGTCCCCGCTAA
- a CDS encoding pyridoxal phosphate-dependent aminotransferase, with amino-acid sequence MAKAVNIARSHRLDGIGEYYFSRRLREIAEIEAATGRQIVKLAMGSPDLPPHHSVIDRLAKEAQRPDVHKYMSYQGEPILRKAFADWYKKWYRTELDFKSEVLPLIGSKEGIMHICMTFLNKGDKVLVPNPGYPTYSAAVRLAGGEMLPYALNKQTNFYPDFDAIEKAGLDGVKMMLVNYPNMPTGQTPSMELFQKIVDFGAKHNILIVHDNPYSFIRNAEHPISIMEAEGAKDVALEMNSLSKGHSMAGWRVGVVVGKKEWIDSILTFKSNMDSGMFYPIQAAAATALSLGEEWFKELNDIYYGREKQAYELLDALGCRYRKGQAGLFVWAELPEGYEGDSFAFSDEVMEKTDVFLTPGGIFGSEGKHYIRITLCCPEELLKKATDKIKIAFGK; translated from the coding sequence ATGGCAAAAGCAGTCAACATCGCCCGTTCGCACCGGCTGGACGGCATCGGAGAGTACTATTTTTCGCGCCGTCTGCGCGAGATCGCCGAGATCGAAGCGGCAACGGGCCGCCAGATCGTAAAACTGGCCATGGGCAGCCCCGACCTGCCGCCCCACCACTCCGTGATCGACCGCCTTGCGAAAGAGGCGCAGCGTCCCGACGTGCACAAATACATGTCCTATCAGGGCGAACCCATCCTGCGAAAGGCTTTTGCCGACTGGTACAAGAAATGGTACCGCACGGAGCTCGATTTCAAATCGGAGGTGCTGCCCCTGATCGGTTCGAAGGAGGGTATCATGCATATCTGCATGACGTTCCTCAATAAGGGCGACAAGGTTCTCGTCCCGAACCCCGGCTACCCCACCTATTCGGCTGCCGTGCGTCTGGCAGGCGGCGAGATGCTGCCCTATGCGCTGAACAAGCAGACCAATTTCTACCCCGATTTCGACGCGATCGAAAAGGCCGGGCTCGACGGCGTGAAGATGATGCTCGTCAACTATCCCAACATGCCGACGGGACAGACGCCCTCGATGGAGCTGTTCCAGAAGATCGTCGATTTCGGCGCCAAGCACAATATCCTGATCGTGCACGACAATCCTTACAGCTTCATCCGCAACGCCGAACACCCGATCTCGATCATGGAGGCCGAGGGCGCGAAGGATGTGGCGCTGGAGATGAACTCGTTGTCGAAAGGCCACTCGATGGCCGGCTGGCGCGTGGGCGTCGTGGTGGGCAAAAAGGAGTGGATCGACTCGATCCTGACCTTCAAGTCGAACATGGACTCGGGTATGTTCTACCCCATTCAGGCCGCTGCCGCCACGGCGCTGTCGCTGGGTGAGGAGTGGTTCAAGGAGCTGAACGACATCTACTACGGCCGCGAGAAGCAGGCATACGAACTGCTCGACGCGCTGGGATGCCGCTACCGCAAGGGTCAGGCCGGCCTGTTCGTGTGGGCCGAGCTGCCCGAGGGCTACGAGGGCGACAGCTTTGCATTCTCGGACGAGGTGATGGAGAAGACCGACGTGTTCCTGACCCCCGGCGGAATCTTCGGATCGGAGGGCAAGCACTACATCCGCATCACCCTCTGCTGCCCTGAGGAGCTGTTGAAAAAGGCCACCGACAAGATCAAGATCGCTTTCGGCAAGTAA
- a CDS encoding putative transporter, with protein sequence MEWLYTLFFGNGIAHAVLIFALVITIGILLGKVKIGGISLGVTWILFVGILFSHFGMTVNGEVRHFVQEFGLILFVFSIGLQVGPGFFASFKHGGITLVGCATAIVLLGVATAYVIHVVTGTPIPTMVGILSGAVTNTPGLGAAQQAYADASGFSDPSVALGYAVAYPLGVVGIIFTMIFIRYALRVKFEKEDEALAALSKEQKFAEKVSVEFTNSMLDGRTVGYMRDLVNRQFVISRIRHTDGEITMADADSVLRLGDKLWIICQAEDVEAVVAFFGHRVELTDEDWGNNTPNAELISRRILITKSSINGKKFSDLRLRTKYGITITRVNRAGVDLIPYQGLELQVGDRVMVVGPEKAVTQVADVLGNSLKKLNQPNLVTIFVGIALGVLLGSIPLMNVPQPVKLGLAGGPLIVAILIGRFGTHFHLVTYTTMSANLMLREIGIALFLAAVGIGAGDGFIDAIAGGGYRWIGYGVIITVVPLLIVSLFARLKLKMNYYTLMGMIAGAMTDPPALAYANATAGNDMPAVGYSTVYPVVMFLRVLTAQIFILFAL encoded by the coding sequence ATGGAGTGGTTGTATACCCTGTTTTTCGGCAACGGCATTGCCCATGCCGTACTTATTTTCGCGTTGGTAATCACCATCGGCATTCTGTTGGGAAAAGTTAAAATCGGAGGCATTTCGCTGGGTGTCACATGGATACTGTTCGTCGGCATCCTGTTCAGCCATTTCGGGATGACCGTCAACGGTGAAGTGAGGCACTTCGTGCAGGAATTCGGACTGATCCTTTTCGTCTTTTCGATCGGACTGCAAGTCGGCCCGGGATTCTTCGCGTCGTTCAAGCACGGCGGAATCACTCTCGTGGGATGCGCCACGGCGATCGTCCTGCTGGGCGTCGCAACGGCCTATGTCATCCACGTCGTGACCGGAACGCCCATTCCGACGATGGTCGGCATCCTCTCGGGCGCCGTGACCAACACCCCCGGACTGGGCGCCGCACAGCAGGCTTATGCCGACGCCTCGGGATTCAGCGATCCCAGCGTCGCGCTGGGCTACGCCGTGGCCTATCCGCTGGGCGTGGTGGGCATCATCTTCACGATGATCTTCATCCGCTATGCCCTGCGTGTGAAATTCGAAAAAGAGGACGAGGCGCTGGCCGCACTCTCCAAGGAGCAGAAATTCGCCGAGAAAGTCTCCGTGGAGTTCACCAACTCGATGCTCGACGGACGCACGGTGGGATACATGCGCGATCTGGTCAACCGTCAGTTCGTGATTTCGCGCATCAGGCACACCGACGGGGAGATCACGATGGCCGACGCCGACAGCGTGCTCCGTCTGGGTGACAAGCTGTGGATCATCTGTCAGGCCGAGGATGTCGAAGCCGTCGTGGCTTTCTTCGGGCATCGCGTGGAGCTCACCGACGAGGACTGGGGCAACAACACGCCCAATGCCGAGCTGATCTCGCGGCGCATCCTGATCACCAAATCGTCGATCAACGGCAAGAAATTCTCCGATCTCCGCCTGCGGACCAAATACGGAATCACGATCACCCGCGTCAACCGCGCCGGAGTGGATCTGATCCCCTATCAGGGGCTCGAATTGCAGGTCGGCGACCGCGTGATGGTCGTGGGACCCGAGAAGGCCGTGACACAGGTGGCCGACGTGCTGGGCAACTCGCTCAAAAAGCTCAACCAGCCCAATCTGGTGACGATCTTCGTGGGCATCGCCCTCGGAGTGCTGCTGGGATCGATTCCCCTGATGAACGTTCCGCAGCCCGTGAAACTGGGTCTGGCGGGCGGTCCGCTGATCGTGGCGATCCTGATCGGACGCTTCGGAACCCACTTCCACCTGGTGACCTATACCACCATGAGCGCCAACCTCATGCTGCGCGAAATCGGCATCGCGCTGTTCCTCGCAGCCGTGGGAATCGGCGCCGGGGACGGATTCATCGACGCCATTGCGGGAGGCGGTTACCGCTGGATCGGCTACGGCGTGATCATCACGGTCGTACCCCTGCTGATCGTCTCGCTCTTCGCACGGCTGAAGCTGAAAATGAACTACTATACGCTCATGGGAATGATCGCCGGCGCGATGACCGATCCCCCGGCGCTGGCCTATGCCAACGCCACGGCCGGAAACGACATGCCCGCCGTGGGCTATTCGACGGTCTATCCCGTAGTGATGTTCCTGCGGGTCCTGACAGCGCAAATATTCATACTGTTCGCATTGTAA
- a CDS encoding LrgB family protein: MPDASFLSSDLFLLTLTVGLYCLGGAIYRRTRLPLLHPVLLTFVAVIVFLRCAGIGYARYQEATGVLNFALGMSVVALGYLLYEQLERLRGSLLPVGIATLVGCVAGVLSVVYIAMMFGTERQILTSIAPKSVTVPIAVSVSGPLGGNVSVTSVVVFCVGIFGSIFGEWILRRCGVRDPEARGFALGAAAHGIGTARAIEMGAAEGALSGLAMALMGLATALLMPLMEKYLY; encoded by the coding sequence ATGCCTGACGCCTCTTTCCTCTCCTCGGACCTCTTTCTGCTGACCCTCACCGTGGGGCTTTATTGTCTGGGCGGCGCGATCTACCGCCGCACGCGGCTGCCGCTGCTGCACCCCGTGCTGCTGACTTTCGTCGCCGTGATCGTCTTTCTGCGCTGTGCAGGAATCGGCTACGCGCGCTATCAAGAGGCGACGGGCGTACTCAATTTCGCCCTCGGGATGTCGGTCGTGGCACTGGGATACCTCCTCTACGAACAACTGGAACGCCTGCGCGGGAGCCTGCTGCCCGTGGGCATCGCCACCCTCGTCGGATGCGTCGCAGGGGTGCTGAGCGTGGTTTACATCGCCATGATGTTCGGCACCGAACGCCAGATACTGACCTCCATAGCCCCCAAATCGGTCACGGTGCCGATCGCCGTGTCGGTCTCGGGACCGCTGGGCGGCAACGTGTCGGTAACATCGGTGGTGGTTTTCTGCGTGGGAATTTTCGGCAGCATCTTCGGCGAATGGATACTGCGCCGCTGCGGCGTCCGCGATCCCGAGGCGCGGGGATTCGCGCTCGGAGCCGCCGCACACGGCATCGGGACGGCCCGGGCCATCGAAATGGGGGCCGCCGAAGGGGCTCTGAGCGGCCTGGCGATGGCCCTGATGGGGCTTGCGACGGCGTTGCTGATGCCGCTGATGGAGAAGTATCTGTATTGA
- a CDS encoding CidA/LrgA family protein has product MVGLFYILLFWLIGNALSLVTGGYVSGNIIGMILLFAALCMRWVRAETVRPAARFLLGVMALFFVPYGVGLMDSYRVILENLGAIVVSGIVSTIVVLLITGKTFQSLNRRARLRHIKHLRHDA; this is encoded by the coding sequence GTGGTCGGACTTTTCTACATCCTGCTTTTCTGGCTCATCGGCAATGCGCTGAGCCTCGTGACCGGAGGATATGTCTCGGGGAACATCATCGGCATGATCCTGCTCTTCGCGGCGCTGTGCATGCGCTGGGTGCGGGCCGAAACGGTGCGTCCCGCGGCGCGCTTCCTGCTGGGGGTCATGGCGCTGTTTTTCGTGCCCTACGGCGTGGGGCTGATGGACTCCTACCGCGTGATCCTCGAAAATCTCGGGGCCATCGTCGTCTCGGGAATCGTCTCCACGATCGTCGTGCTGCTCATCACGGGCAAGACCTTCCAGAGCCTGAACCGCCGCGCCCGTCTGCGGCACATCAAACATCTCCGCCACGATGCCTGA
- a CDS encoding FeoB-associated Cys-rich membrane protein — MDWQDYIVGAIGIAAVAAAALRLWRLACGKRRGGCASCASEQCPLKKHNRKN; from the coding sequence ATGGACTGGCAGGATTATATCGTGGGGGCTATCGGGATCGCCGCGGTGGCGGCAGCGGCCCTGCGGCTGTGGAGGCTCGCGTGCGGGAAACGCCGGGGAGGCTGTGCGTCGTGCGCCTCGGAACAATGTCCGCTGAAAAAGCACAACCGAAAGAATTAA
- the feoB gene encoding ferrous iron transport protein B: MRLSELKTGESGTIVKVMGHGGFRRRIMEMGFVRGQRVEVLLNAPLKDPIEYKIMGYDISLRRSEADMVEVLTDSEATEYLEGGHRRHHHEHHHHHGPGGEPERNDAFGAAESGAECCTSIDEVVTRRTRTITVALVGNPNSGKTSLFNAISGGHEHVGNYSGVTVGAKIGSCVYRGYRFEVTDLPGTYALSAYTPEERYVRHHLAESIPDVVINSVVASNLERNLYLTTELIDINPRMVVALNMYDELQASGATLDYENLGRMLGVPMVPVEARNHRGIDTLLDTVIDVYENRDERVRHIHINMGPVIEEGLRRLNGDMSDHRDELPKAFPPRYYAMKMLEGDAEAEKSLRECRSYPEWAEIRDREARRITEALGEDVETAFANQKYGFIQGALKETFTPGRREEVTTTAVIDTFVTHKLWGFPIFFALMWFMFWCTFSLGAYPQEWIDALVGWIGGGVDALLPAGPLRDLLVDGIIGGVGAVIVFLPNIMILYLFISFMEDSGYLARAAFIMDRVMHRIGLHGKSFIPLIMGFGCNVPAIMASRTIESRSSRLITILITPFMSCSARIPIYLLLTGTFFAANAGSVMLGLYVLGIVLAVVTARLMRRFLFPVDETPFVMELPPYRLPTWKTTLTHMWDKCAQYLKKMGGMILIASVIVWFLSYYPRTDETAGTENHYANSYLGRLGKGCEPVFSPLGFNWKASVALLSGLPAKEIVVSTLGVLYSEGAVTTPAEGEIIGGADGTTEIVVAESAAKEPSEPAGDEETASLSQRLLASGDFSTASALAFLVFILLYVPCIATVVAIGSEAGWKWAAASVVYNTAMAWLVAWIVYRIVLLF, translated from the coding sequence ATGCGTCTATCCGAACTTAAAACCGGCGAATCGGGGACGATCGTCAAGGTGATGGGCCACGGAGGCTTCCGCCGCCGCATCATGGAGATGGGATTCGTCCGCGGACAGCGGGTCGAAGTGCTTCTGAATGCGCCCCTGAAAGACCCGATCGAATACAAGATCATGGGCTACGACATTTCGCTGCGGCGCAGCGAGGCCGACATGGTCGAGGTGCTCACCGACAGCGAGGCCACCGAATACCTCGAAGGCGGACATCGCCGCCATCATCACGAGCATCACCATCATCACGGCCCCGGCGGGGAACCGGAACGGAACGACGCATTCGGAGCTGCGGAGTCCGGCGCAGAATGTTGCACGAGCATCGACGAAGTGGTGACACGCCGCACGCGGACCATCACGGTGGCGCTGGTAGGCAATCCCAACAGCGGCAAAACCTCGCTGTTCAACGCCATCTCGGGCGGTCACGAACACGTGGGCAATTACAGCGGCGTGACCGTCGGCGCCAAGATCGGCAGCTGCGTCTACCGCGGCTACCGCTTCGAGGTCACCGACCTGCCCGGCACCTACGCTCTCTCGGCCTACACGCCCGAGGAGCGTTACGTGCGTCATCATTTGGCTGAGAGCATCCCCGATGTGGTGATAAACTCCGTGGTCGCCTCGAATTTGGAACGCAATCTTTACCTGACCACCGAACTGATCGACATAAACCCGCGTATGGTCGTGGCGCTCAACATGTACGACGAGCTGCAAGCCAGCGGAGCCACCCTCGACTACGAGAATCTGGGCCGCATGCTGGGCGTGCCGATGGTGCCCGTCGAGGCGCGCAACCACCGCGGCATCGACACTCTGCTGGACACCGTGATCGATGTCTACGAGAACCGCGACGAGCGCGTGCGCCATATCCATATCAACATGGGTCCCGTGATCGAAGAGGGGCTGCGCAGACTCAACGGCGACATGAGCGACCACCGCGACGAACTGCCCAAGGCTTTCCCGCCCCGCTACTATGCGATGAAGATGCTCGAAGGCGACGCCGAGGCCGAAAAGAGTCTCCGCGAATGCAGGAGCTACCCCGAGTGGGCCGAAATCCGCGACCGCGAGGCCCGGCGCATCACCGAAGCGCTGGGCGAGGATGTCGAAACGGCCTTCGCCAACCAGAAATACGGATTCATCCAGGGAGCCCTGAAGGAGACTTTCACCCCCGGGCGGCGCGAGGAGGTCACGACGACGGCCGTGATCGACACCTTCGTGACGCACAAGCTGTGGGGATTCCCGATCTTCTTCGCGCTGATGTGGTTCATGTTCTGGTGCACGTTCAGCCTCGGAGCCTATCCGCAGGAGTGGATCGACGCGCTGGTGGGATGGATCGGCGGCGGCGTGGACGCCCTGCTGCCCGCCGGACCGCTGCGCGACCTGCTGGTGGACGGCATCATCGGCGGCGTGGGCGCCGTCATCGTCTTCCTCCCGAACATCATGATTCTCTACCTCTTCATCTCGTTCATGGAGGATTCGGGTTATCTGGCCCGTGCGGCGTTCATCATGGACCGCGTGATGCACCGCATCGGCCTGCACGGAAAGTCGTTCATCCCGCTCATCATGGGATTCGGCTGCAACGTCCCCGCGATCATGGCGTCGCGGACCATCGAAAGCCGAAGCAGTCGCCTGATAACCATACTCATTACGCCATTCATGTCATGCAGCGCTCGAATTCCGATCTACCTGCTGCTGACGGGGACGTTCTTTGCCGCGAACGCCGGGTCGGTGATGCTGGGGCTCTACGTGCTGGGCATCGTGTTGGCCGTCGTCACGGCGCGGCTGATGCGGCGGTTCCTCTTCCCGGTGGACGAAACGCCGTTCGTGATGGAACTTCCGCCCTACCGTCTCCCGACGTGGAAAACGACCCTCACGCACATGTGGGACAAGTGCGCGCAATACCTTAAAAAGATGGGCGGCATGATCCTGATCGCCTCGGTGATCGTCTGGTTTCTGAGTTACTACCCCCGCACGGACGAGACTGCCGGAACCGAGAACCACTACGCAAACTCCTATCTGGGACGTTTGGGCAAGGGGTGCGAACCGGTGTTCAGCCCGCTGGGATTCAACTGGAAGGCCAGCGTGGCGCTGTTGTCGGGGCTTCCGGCCAAGGAGATCGTGGTCTCGACGCTGGGCGTGCTTTACTCCGAAGGCGCCGTGACGACGCCCGCTGAGGGAGAAATCATCGGCGGTGCGGACGGCACGACCGAGATCGTCGTCGCGGAATCCGCGGCGAAAGAGCCCTCCGAGCCCGCCGGGGACGAAGAAACGGCCTCGCTGTCGCAGCGGCTGCTGGCGAGCGGCGACTTCTCGACCGCTTCGGCGCTGGCGTTCCTCGTCTTCATCCTGCTCTACGTCCCCTGCATCGCCACGGTGGTCGCCATCGGTTCCGAAGCCGGATGGAAATGGGCCGCGGCGTCGGTCGTCTACAACACGGCGATGGCTTGGCTCGTAGCATGGATCGTCTACCGCATCGTCCTGTTATTCTGA